A stretch of the Deinococcus depolymerans genome encodes the following:
- a CDS encoding DUF47 domain-containing protein, protein MVLSKFMPSNPKFSQKFAEAARNAHATATALVDLLENYTDVEAKVQRVRDLEHEGDRLTGEITNLLAESFIVPFDREDIISLNNELDDLVDDMEDAARKLSLYGVERPLPQMAQLARIVEQQCALLAQGMPLIENKGKLSDLARIAREIRALEDQGDTISDEVQRHLYDGVNDVPGMIRAMRGGEIVALIEDASDQAQRVAKTVESILLKNA, encoded by the coding sequence ATGGTTCTGTCTAAATTCATGCCCAGCAACCCCAAATTCAGCCAGAAGTTCGCTGAAGCCGCCCGGAACGCCCACGCCACCGCCACCGCGCTCGTGGACCTGCTGGAGAACTACACCGACGTGGAAGCCAAGGTGCAGCGCGTCCGCGACCTGGAGCACGAGGGGGACCGCCTGACCGGCGAGATCACCAACCTGCTCGCCGAGTCCTTCATCGTGCCGTTCGACCGTGAGGACATCATCAGCCTGAACAACGAACTCGATGACCTCGTGGACGACATGGAGGACGCCGCACGCAAACTCAGCCTGTACGGCGTGGAACGCCCGCTGCCGCAGATGGCGCAGCTGGCCCGCATCGTCGAGCAGCAGTGCGCCCTGCTGGCCCAGGGCATGCCCCTGATCGAGAACAAGGGCAAACTGAGCGACCTGGCCCGGATCGCCCGGGAGATCCGCGCGCTGGAAGACCAGGGGGACACCATCAGCGACGAGGTGCAGCGCCACCTGTACGACGGCGTGAACGACGTGCCCGGCATGATCCGCGCCATGCGCGGCGGTGAGATCGTGGCGCTGATCGAGGACGCCAGCGATCAGGCGCAGCGGGTCGCCAAGACCGTCGAAAGCATCCTGCTGAAGAACGCTTAA